The genome window GGCCAACGCCACCAGCTTCGCGGACGGCGCCGCGACGGGTGGAAAGACCTACCGCTACTACGTCCGCGCCTGCAACGCGGCCGGCTGCTCCGCCTGGGGGATCAGCGGCAACGTGGTGACCCCGGCCCCGTGACACTCGCCGGGTAGCACGGCACGAAAGAACCCCCATGGACGGTGTCCATGGGGGTTCTTCGTCTCGAGGCGCGCCACCGGCTGCATCGGCGAGCCCCGCTCGTGAGGATCCAGGGCCGAACCCCCGGGAGGCGGCACTTGCGCCCGGCGCGTTCGCGGACAGTTTCCCGGCTGCCATCACGGTCCCACACGCAGCCCAGGAACGCATGACCACGGCCATCCCGCGCGGCGCACGCTCCGCGCACGTGTATGAGCGCCTTCGCGACCTGATCGTCCGCGGACGCCTGGCCCCCGGTGGCCGCGTGGTGGAGCAGGAGGTGGCGGAACGCATGGGCGTGGGGCGCACCCCGGTGCGCGAGGCGCTTCAGCTGCTGGTGAAGGAAGGGCTGCTGGTGGCATCGGAGGGCGGCCGCCGGCAGCTCACCGTCGCCCCCCTGCGCGCCGACGACGCCGCGGAACTGTTCGGGCTGCTGGGCGACCTGGAGGCGGCGGCGGTCCGCGGGCTCCCCGCGCTCACGCCTCCCGCCCGAACGGCGCTCGCCGCCGGTGCGCACGCGGCCAGCCAGGCGTTCGCCCACCTGGTCCGGACGGCGCCGGTGGACCTGGAGGCCGCGTTCGTTGCGCGCAAAGCCTTTCACGCCAGCATCACCGATCCGCTCGCCGGGCCGCGGCTCGCGTGGCTGCTGTCGCTGGTGCGTCCGCAGGTAGACCGGTACGAGTGGTTGTACGGCGCGCTGCTGCAGGACGCCCTGGCCCTGGCGGCCGCGGAGCACGAGGCCGTCGTCCGCGCACTGGCGGCCGGCGACGCGTCCGGCGCCGAGGCCGCCGTCCGCGCGAGCTGGAAGAACGCCGGCGCCCGGGTCGGCGGCGTCATCGACCGCATCGGCGAGCGGGGGGCCGGGTAGGTGCCGCGCGGCGCCCGCCAGCCATTCGCGGCCCCACGCGCGACGGGCACTCTTGTGGGCGGCTCTTTTCCGCATTATCCTATACAAAGCCTGCTGCGGGATGCTGGTGCAGATCCTTCGGTCGGCTACTCCTCCCGCGCGGTCCTCCCGTGACACCTTCCTCCGGCAATTCACGGTCGTACTGCCCTCCTCGAGCCGTCACTGCGCAGACAATTGGTGCGTGACGGGCGGGAATTCATCGCACCTCCTTCCCCCAAGTGCCCAGCACATGCAAATCCCACGGTTCTTCCGCACGCTCGCACCGCTCGCGGTGGTCGCGGCCTTCGCCGCGTGCGACCGCCCCACGGAGGCGCTCACCGGCGCGCGCGCGCCCGGCGAGGCGGCCCCGCTGCTTTCCGCCGGCGCCGACGCCATCCCGGGCCGCTACGTGGTGGTCCTGAACAGCAGCGTGGCCAGCCCGTCGGCGGCGGCCCATGAAATGGTGCGGGCCCACGGCGGCCGGCTTCACTTCAGCTACTCGTCGGCCCTCAAGGGCTTCGCGGCCAGCCTGAGCCCCGAAGCGGTGGAAGAGCTGCGGCGCAACCCGCAGGTGAAGTACGTGGCCCCCGACGCCTGGACCTATCCCGTTCAGACGCAGCAGCCCAACGCCACCTGGGGGCTGGACCGCATCGACCAGCGCACGCTGCCCCTGAACGGCACCTACGGCTACGGCCCCACGGGCGCCGGTGTTCGCGTGTACGTGATCGACACGGGCATCCGCACCACGCACGTGCAGCTCGCCGGCCGCGCCAGCGTGGGCGCCGACTTCGTGGGTGACGGCCAGAACGGCCAGGACTGCAACGGCCACGGCACCCACGTGGCCGGCACCATCGCGGGCACCACCCACGGGGTGGCCAAGGGCGCGCAGGTGGTTTCCGTGCGCGTCTTCGGATGCACGGGCGGCGCCCCCTACTCCACCATCATCGCGGCGGTGGACTGGGTCACGGCCAACGCGGTGAAGCCGGCGGTGGCGAACATGTCGCTGGGCGGCGGCTTCTACGCCCCCGCGAACGACGCCGTGACGGCCTCCATCGCCTCGGGCGTGACGTACGCCGTGGCCGCGGGCAACGAGAACGCCGACGCGTGCTCCGTCTCTCCCGCGAGCACCCCGAACGCCCTCACCGTGGCCTCGACGTCGTCCAACGACGTGCGGTCGTACTTCTCCAACTGGGGAACCTGCGTAGACCTGTTCGCGCCGGGCTCCAGCATCACCAGCGCCTGGTTCACGGCCGATTCGGCCACGAACACCATCAGCGGCACGTCGATGGCCAGCCCCCACGTGGCGGGCGTGGCCGCGCTGTACCTGCAGGGCCAGCCCACCGCCTCGCCGGCGGCCGTCACCCAGGCCATCGGCGCCAGCGCCACCAGCGGGGTCGTGCTGGACCCGGTGGGCTCGCCCAACAGGCTGCTCTTCTCGCCTCTCACGGTCGAGACCCCGGCTCCGCGGATCGTCCTGAACCCCAACGTGCTGCGGTTCACGTTCCTGCGGGTCCCGGCGACGGCGGCCTCGGCCGCGATGGGCGACACCGGCGCCCCGCAGCTCTTCACGGCCACCGGCGCGGGAGAACCCCGGCAGGCGCCCCGCGCGTTCGACGCGCTCTACGCCGCCACGGTCGCCGACTCGGTCATTTCCCGTCCGGTGAAGCTCACGAACACCGGCAACGTCGCGCTGAACTGGACGGCGTCCGTAGACCGGCCCTGGCTGGAGGCAGACCCCACCGAGGGCACCCTGAACGCCGGCTACGACGCCATCCTGCACGCCACCGTTTCCGGCGCCTCGCTGGCCCTGGGCACGCACTCGGGCAAGCTGGCCGTGCACGACTCCGCGTCCGGCGCGGCCACCGGCTACGTGGACGTGGTGGTGAACGTGGCCAACGTGGCGGTCCTTTCCCCGGGCACGCCGCGCACCGACCTGGCGGGCGACATGGGCAGCGAGATGTTCTACTCGGTGACCGTTCCCCGGGGTGCTACCAGCCTGACCATCAAGACCAGCGGCGGCACGGGTGACGTGGACCTGTACGTGCGCCAGGGCAATGCCCCCACGCTCATGGACTACAACTGCCGTCCCTACATCAACGGCAACGACGAAGAGTGCACCGCCCTGTCCCCGGTGCCGGGCACGTACTACGTGATG of Longimicrobium sp. contains these proteins:
- a CDS encoding GntR family transcriptional regulator produces the protein MTTAIPRGARSAHVYERLRDLIVRGRLAPGGRVVEQEVAERMGVGRTPVREALQLLVKEGLLVASEGGRRQLTVAPLRADDAAELFGLLGDLEAAAVRGLPALTPPARTALAAGAHAASQAFAHLVRTAPVDLEAAFVARKAFHASITDPLAGPRLAWLLSLVRPQVDRYEWLYGALLQDALALAAAEHEAVVRALAAGDASGAEAAVRASWKNAGARVGGVIDRIGERGAG
- a CDS encoding S8 family serine peptidase: MQIPRFFRTLAPLAVVAAFAACDRPTEALTGARAPGEAAPLLSAGADAIPGRYVVVLNSSVASPSAAAHEMVRAHGGRLHFSYSSALKGFAASLSPEAVEELRRNPQVKYVAPDAWTYPVQTQQPNATWGLDRIDQRTLPLNGTYGYGPTGAGVRVYVIDTGIRTTHVQLAGRASVGADFVGDGQNGQDCNGHGTHVAGTIAGTTHGVAKGAQVVSVRVFGCTGGAPYSTIIAAVDWVTANAVKPAVANMSLGGGFYAPANDAVTASIASGVTYAVAAGNENADACSVSPASTPNALTVASTSSNDVRSYFSNWGTCVDLFAPGSSITSAWFTADSATNTISGTSMASPHVAGVAALYLQGQPTASPAAVTQAIGASATSGVVLDPVGSPNRLLFSPLTVETPAPRIVLNPNVLRFTFLRVPATAASAAMGDTGAPQLFTATGAGEPRQAPRAFDALYAATVADSVISRPVKLTNTGNVALNWTASVDRPWLEADPTEGTLNAGYDAILHATVSGASLALGTHSGKLAVHDSASGAATGYVDVVVNVANVAVLSPGTPRTDLAGDMGSEMFYSVTVPRGATSLTIKTSGGTGDVDLYVRQGNAPTLMDYNCRPYINGNDEECTALSPVPGTYYVMLRGWNNYAGVTLSATVGGLPIAPASLTAAVETPTSVLLNWTDRSVNETSFTLSRRVMTGPTTWTAWQDVATPAANATSASNGGLTGGSTYQYRIRSCNAAGCSGWAASAAVTRPSPAPVAPAAPTGAAATAVASTRIRVTWTDASSNETSFNVARRMQNPDGTLGPSQIVGSP